One part of the Desulfonema ishimotonii genome encodes these proteins:
- a CDS encoding transposase family protein: MSFLPRIQNISYLTRQNSRYNARRGNSGNIITDPEGRIRAVSKTYPGKTHDFAIYKKQKRRDRFPGIPKKADNGYQGIRKYDRKCSDSL; this comes from the coding sequence GTGAGCTTTCTGCCTCGGATACAAAATATCTCATACCTGACGCGACAGAACAGCCGATACAACGCCCGAAGAGGAAACAGCGGAAATATTATCACCGACCCGGAAGGAAGAATCCGTGCGGTTTCCAAAACATATCCCGGCAAAACCCACGACTTTGCCATATATAAGAAGCAGAAAAGGAGAGACCGGTTTCCCGGGATCCCGAAGAAGGCCGACAACGGATATCAGGGGATACGGAAATATGACAGAAAATGCTCAGATTCCTTATAA
- a CDS encoding transposase family protein yields the protein MTENAQIPYKKPRGGELTAEQRDFNRRLSKKRIKVENVIR from the coding sequence ATGACAGAAAATGCTCAGATTCCTTATAAAAAACCCCGGGGCGGAGAGCTGACCGCCGAGCAGAGGGATTTCAACCGGCGACTTTCGAAAAAACGGATAAAGGTGGAGAATGTGATAAGGTAA
- a CDS encoding transposase, producing the protein MTDRGYQCHSLSDSLQTEGKYFLCRIRNNTKTERIIEYDVKPGGCVFYDAVVLLGTPGVNQTGTPVRLVGYRVGNTEYLIATNRHDLTAEQIAFIYKLRWDIEKFFQWWKKNLSVYHLIARSEYGVMVQLLAGLITYLLMAIYCRKHHNETVSVVRLRQIRISMRNELRTSSCEIIDLLQNTLD; encoded by the coding sequence GTGACAGACAGAGGGTATCAGTGCCACAGCCTTTCTGACAGTCTTCAGACCGAGGGAAAGTATTTTCTCTGCCGGATCAGAAATAATACAAAAACGGAACGTATCATAGAATATGATGTGAAGCCGGGTGGTTGTGTTTTTTATGACGCCGTTGTCCTGCTGGGAACTCCCGGGGTGAATCAGACCGGGACTCCTGTGAGGCTGGTCGGATACCGCGTCGGAAACACAGAATATCTTATTGCAACGAACCGCCATGATCTGACAGCGGAGCAGATCGCTTTCATATATAAACTCAGATGGGATATTGAGAAATTCTTCCAATGGTGGAAGAAGAATCTCAGCGTTTATCATCTCATTGCCCGGAGTGAATACGGAGTCATGGTTCAGTTGCTCGCCGGTCTCATCACATATCTCCTTATGGCAATATACTGTCGGAAACATCATAATGAAACCGTATCCGTCGTGCGGCTCAGGCAGATACGCATTTCAATGCGGAATGAACTCAGAACTTCTTCCTGTGAAATAATAGACCTCCTGCAAAACACACTCGATTGA